One Triticum dicoccoides isolate Atlit2015 ecotype Zavitan chromosome 5B, WEW_v2.0, whole genome shotgun sequence genomic window carries:
- the LOC119310405 gene encoding 3-ketoacyl-CoA synthase 6-like: MTARAPYRGRPTWQIDLDSVEDEDDDPPPRKAMNKKMKASHSTPRYARRRRPRLAKQIKLKSQVSGKLLTVNELACSLVVNAPRLHFDQLVVSAANIAPRHACTWVYRSPAPYQRAVDNSIPMVTVPVAAAGLIATVRFGAEELASRLSELNPVHLFLACFFPAAAAIVYLMLRPRAVYLVDYAGFRTPSNCRVPFATFLEHARQLPEFDERSIRFMTRLLERSGLGNETCLPPTHHYIGTHKYCTVDAARAEFELVAFSAIGDLLAKTGISPDAIDILIVNCSLFCPTPSLVDIIINKYKLRSNVRSMQLSGMGCSAGIISVGLARNLLQVAPRGAHALVVSTETVTPNYYFGTERAMLLPNCLFRIGGAAALLSTSSAKARFRLKHVVRTLTGADDSSFRCVFQEEDGEGYRGINLSKDLMNIAGDSLKANITAMGPLVLPAREQLMFAFSFFARKVIGKRVKPYIPDFRTAFEHFCIHAGGRAVIDKLQKSLCLSDEQVEASRMTLHRFGNTSSSSLWYELAYIEAKSRMRKGDRVWMIGFGSGFKCNSAAWECIEPARNALGPWATCIHRYPVDVPDVLKH, translated from the exons ATGACAGCGAGGGCGCCATATCGAGGTCGTCCTACCTGGCAGATCGACCTCGACtcagtcgaggacgaagacgacgacCCGCCGCCCCGCAAGGCGATGAACAAGAAGATGAAGGCCAGCCACTCGACCCCCCGCTACGCGCGCCGACGACGGCCGCGGTTAGCCA AGCAGATAAAACTCAAGTCCCAGGTTAGTGGTAAACTG CTAACTGTGAACGAACTTGCGTGTTCGCTGGTCGTCAATGCTCCACGTCTGCACTTTGACCAGCTGGTGGTCTCCGCGGCCAACATTGCTCCACGGCATGCATGCACATGGGTGTACAGGTCTCCAGCGCCA TACCAGCGCGCCGTGGACAATTCCATCCCTATGGTCACCGTGCCCGTCGCCGCTGCCGGCCTTATCGCGACGGTGCGGTTCGGGGCGGAGGAGCTGGCCAGCCGACTCTCTGAGCTCAACCCAGTGCACCTCTTTTTGGCATGTTTCTTCCCGGCCGCAGCGGCCATCGTCTACCTCATGCTGCGTCCACGCGCGGTGTACCTCGTCGACTACGCCGGCTTCCGTACCCCGTCTAATTGCCGGGTACCCTTCGCCACATTTCTGGAGCACGCGAGACAACTgcccgagttcgacgagcgcagcATCCGGTTCATGACGCGGTTGCTGGAGCGCTCAGGGCTCGGGAACGAGACCTGCCTGCCCCCGACGCACCACTACATCGGGACGCACAAATATTGCACCGTTGACGCCGCCCGCGCCGAGTTCGAGCTCGTGGCTTTCTCAGCCATCGGCGACCTGCTCGCCAAGACCGGCATCTCCCCGGATGCCATCGACATACTCATCGTCAACTGCAGCTTGTTCTGTCCCACGCCGTCTTTGGTCGACATAATCATAAACAAGTACAAGCTGCGGAGCAACGTCCGCAGCATGCAACTCTCCGGTATGGGATGTAGCGCGGGGATTATCTCCGTGGGGCTCGCCCGGAACCTCCTGCAGGTTGCTCCCCGGGGCGCACACGCGCTCGTCGTCTCTACGGAGACCGTCACGCCGAACTACTACTTCGGGACTGAGCGCGCAATGCTCCTGCCTAACTGCCTCTTCCGCATAGGCGGAGCGGCCGCGCTGCTGTCGACATCGTCGGCAAAGGCCCGGTTCCGCCTAAAGCATGTCGTGCGCACGCTCACCGGCGCCGACGACAGTTCATTCCGGTGTGTGTTCCAGGAGGAGGACGGAGAGGGCTACCGGGGGATCAACCTCAGCAAAGATCTGATGAACATCGCCGGCGACTCGCTCAAGGCCAACATCACCGCAATGGGGCCACTCGTCCTGCCGGCCAGGGAGCAGCTTATgttcgccttctccttcttcgcACGGAAGGTGATCGGCAAGAGAGTGAAGCCGTACATCCCGGACTTCCGCACGGCGTTTGAGCACTTCTGCATCCATGCTGGTGGCCGCGCGGTCATTGACAAGCTGCAGAAGAGCCTTTGCCTTTCCGACGAGCAGGTGGAGGCATCACGCATGACGCTGCACCGGTTTGGAAACACGTCGAGCAGCTCGCTGTGGTACGAGCTGGCCTACATAGAGGCCAAGAGCCGCATGCGCAAGGGCGACCGCGTGTGGATGATCGGCTTCGGATCTGGATTCAAGTGCAACAGTGCGGCGTGGGAGTGCATCGAGCCTGCGCGCAACGCCCTTGGACCGTGGGCAACGTGCATCCACAGATATCCGGTGGATGTTCCTGATGTTCTGAAGCATTAA
- the LOC119306517 gene encoding GDSL esterase/lipase At5g03610-like, with protein sequence MRTPVAYKARRRASPETLARGMNFAVGGAGVLDTGNFQRNISAQIDLFQTMHHRPGCRAGSGKRTALVVVSGNDYAYAADKDNNGTSAAIAYIPTVVRELRGQLRRLRDEAGMRRVVVTNLHPMGCTPTFTRLLNYTGCDPLANAGAAQHNAALQSVLAALDPNNRTFLLLDVHTPFAAFLLDDNNGDSDNKLFKSMLRPCCESFRPDGYCGEEDENGTRQYTLCDEPGRYFYWDDVHPTQAAWAAVVRTFRAAVKTFLSI encoded by the exons ATGCGGACGCCGGTGGCGTACAAGGCGCGGCGGCGGGCGTCGCCGGAGACCCTCGCGCGCGGCATGAACTTCGCCGTCGGCGGCGCCGGCGTGCTCGACACCGGCAACTTCCAGCGCAACATCAGCGCGCAGATCGACCTCTTCCAAACCATGCACCACCGTCCTGGCTGCCGCGCTGGCAGCGGCAAGAGGACCGCGCTCGTCGTCGTCTCCGGCAACGACTACGCCTATGCCGCCGACAAGGACAACAACGGCACCAGC GCGGCGATCGCGTACATCCCAACGGTGGTGCGGGAGCTCCGCGGGCAGCTCCGGCGGCTGCGCGACGAGGCGGGGATGCGGAGGGTGGTGGTGACCAACCTGCACCCCATGGGTTGCACGCCGACATTCACCCGCCTGCTCAACTACACCGGCTGCGACCCGCTGGCTAACGCCGGCGCCGCCCAGCACAACGCCGCGCTCCAATCGGTCCTCGCCGCCCTCGACCCCAACAACCgcaccttcctcctcctcgacgtcCACACCCCCTTcgccgccttcctcctcgacgACAACAATGGTGACAGTGACAACAAGTTGTTCAAAAGCATGCTGCGACCGTGCTGCGAGAGCTTCAGGCCGGATGGCTACTGCGGCGAGGAGGACGAGAACGGCACGCGGCAGTACACGCTCTGCGACGAACCCGGCCGCTACTTCTACTGGGACGACGTGCACCCGACGCAGGCCGCCTGGGCCGCCGTGGTGCGCACCTTCAGGGCCGCCGTCAAGACCTTCCTCTCCATCTGA